A single region of the Deltaproteobacteria bacterium genome encodes:
- a CDS encoding 4Fe-4S dicluster domain-containing protein, producing the protein MLFRTITKENFKKMVEGLMEENEVIGPKSRDRDKEGNKIYRFLKLNCFDELEMDYTRSYSSPKDYFLPFKEDLATYRLENNGWDQKIHYTIHPRIIIGMRACDINALLKLDQVMLKSAYPNPYYFARRRNTLIIGLDHEPLEDCFCRSMNTDTASHGFDLFLTDIGDRYFAAINSDTAYIVLNRFNAREVREEDQLRYKKVKKQIESKFKTQVDITILPELMDLEFESEVWKKWGDKCLSCGSCAMVCPTCYCYGVEEDIDLSFTQATKRRFLYSCNLIDFATVAGGYNFRPDAHIRLKYRYYHQFRGFEEAFNQSLCVGCNRCGKACPAGISPKAVIDDLIKTEKE; encoded by the coding sequence ATGCTGTTTAGAACGATTACCAAAGAGAACTTCAAAAAGATGGTCGAGGGCCTCATGGAGGAAAATGAGGTCATCGGTCCGAAATCAAGAGATCGGGACAAGGAAGGGAACAAGATTTACAGGTTCTTGAAGCTCAATTGCTTTGATGAGCTTGAGATGGACTATACCCGATCTTATTCCTCGCCCAAGGACTATTTTTTGCCCTTCAAGGAAGACCTCGCTACCTATCGCTTGGAGAACAACGGTTGGGATCAAAAGATCCATTATACGATCCACCCAAGGATAATCATCGGAATGCGGGCGTGCGATATCAACGCCCTCTTGAAACTTGATCAGGTGATGTTAAAGAGTGCCTACCCTAACCCGTACTATTTTGCGCGAAGGCGAAATACCTTAATCATAGGACTAGATCATGAGCCTCTGGAAGATTGTTTTTGTCGGTCGATGAATACTGACACGGCCTCTCATGGTTTTGATCTATTTTTAACCGACATCGGGGATAGATATTTTGCAGCGATCAATTCCGATACTGCTTACATCGTCCTGAACCGATTCAATGCGCGGGAGGTCAGAGAAGAAGACCAACTCCGTTACAAGAAAGTAAAGAAGCAGATTGAGTCAAAGTTCAAAACGCAGGTTGACATAACAATCTTACCCGAATTGATGGACTTGGAATTTGAGTCAGAAGTCTGGAAAAAGTGGGGGGATAAATGCCTGAGCTGCGGTAGTTGTGCCATGGTATGTCCCACCTGCTATTGCTATGGTGTAGAAGAGGACATCGATCTGAGTTTTACCCAGGCTACGAAGAGAAGGTTTTTGTACTCTTGTAACCTTATTGATTTTGCTACCGTGGCCGGGGGATACAATTTTCGCCCGGATGCACATATTCGATTGAAGTATCGATATTATCATCAGTTCAGGGGATTTGAGGAAGCCTTTAATCAATCACTATGTGTGGGATGCAACCGGTGCGGCAAGGCGTGTCCGGCAGGGATCAGTCCCAAAGCGGTGATAGATGATTTAATCAAGACGGAGAAAGAATGA
- a CDS encoding NADH:ubiquinone oxidoreductase produces MKYLGITLERPKIGVFDFTGCEGCQLQIANKEETLTDLFGLVEVVNFREISSERRNDYEVAFVEGSITTDNEVARLKKIRIQAKILVAMGACACLGGVNNLRSRFPLPDVVKEVYGGHPVDTGPVRKVTEVVPVDIELPGCPISKPEFEWVVRHLVLGIEPQFPKYPVCVECKQRLNSCVLDMGMMCLGPITRAGCNAVCPRNRFGCWGCRGPSDEANFKSLMEILGERGFSEEHISERINFFNAFSGLSQ; encoded by the coding sequence ATGAAATATCTAGGGATTACACTTGAAAGGCCGAAGATCGGGGTATTTGACTTTACCGGCTGCGAGGGATGCCAGCTCCAGATAGCGAATAAGGAAGAGACACTAACGGACCTGTTTGGCCTGGTAGAGGTAGTAAACTTTCGGGAGATCTCTTCTGAGAGGCGCAACGATTATGAGGTTGCCTTTGTTGAGGGGAGCATTACTACTGACAACGAAGTGGCGAGACTTAAAAAGATTCGTATACAGGCCAAGATCCTTGTAGCAATGGGGGCGTGTGCGTGCCTGGGTGGTGTGAACAACCTGAGGAGCCGTTTTCCTTTGCCGGATGTGGTAAAAGAGGTCTATGGAGGACATCCTGTAGATACCGGGCCGGTCAGGAAGGTGACAGAAGTGGTCCCTGTGGATATAGAGCTACCTGGATGTCCCATTTCAAAGCCTGAATTTGAGTGGGTAGTGCGCCATCTGGTACTCGGAATAGAACCCCAATTTCCCAAATACCCAGTTTGCGTTGAATGTAAACAGCGGCTCAATTCCTGTGTGCTTGATATGGGGATGATGTGCCTGGGGCCTATCACACGCGCTGGCTGTAATGCAGTGTGTCCCCGAAACCGGTTTGGTTGTTGGGGCTGCCGGGGTCCTTCGGACGAGGCGAATTTTAAGTCGCTTATGGAGATACTCGGGGAAAGAGGGTTTTCAGAGGAACATATTAGTGAGCGGATCAACTTCTTTAATGCGTTTAGCGGACTTTCGCAATGA
- a CDS encoding arsenic efflux protein — MEILSIFKHAMMITVFVFVMMLLVDFIDTVSERRMTAIMQGGLWRQYTLASFLGSTPGCLGAFMNVSLYVHGIITFGAIVGGMIATSGDEAFVMLTQFPATALVLFGLLFFLGIFFAFVSDKIIGIVGIVPCESCLEHQCEECVPGDEDSVRAGDIFKPGNIVQNLRSLSFTRFLLLAFIGSFLVLVLLGTLGPTHWNWKRITFIGLSMCSLYIAAVCSEHYLHIHIWDHIIKKHLFRVFLWTFGALFFVHWGLAFWNLDAFIRQHMIWVLLIGALIGIVPESGPHLIFVMMYAQGLVPFSVLFTASFVQDGHGMLPLLSYSIKDSILIKVFNLAFGIAVGGTLFALGL, encoded by the coding sequence ATGGAAATCCTCTCTATCTTCAAACATGCCATGATGATCACCGTCTTTGTCTTTGTGATGATGCTTTTGGTCGATTTTATTGATACGGTGAGTGAAAGGCGGATGACCGCGATCATGCAAGGGGGTCTGTGGCGGCAGTATACTCTGGCCTCTTTTCTCGGTTCCACCCCGGGTTGTCTGGGTGCTTTCATGAACGTAAGTCTCTATGTCCACGGCATAATCACTTTCGGTGCAATAGTGGGTGGAATGATAGCCACTTCCGGGGATGAAGCCTTTGTGATGCTCACCCAGTTCCCGGCTACAGCCTTGGTGCTTTTCGGGTTACTATTTTTCTTGGGGATCTTTTTTGCCTTCGTAAGCGACAAAATCATTGGGATCGTTGGGATTGTTCCATGTGAATCTTGTCTTGAGCATCAGTGTGAAGAGTGCGTTCCGGGAGACGAAGATTCGGTTAGGGCTGGCGACATTTTTAAGCCTGGAAATATCGTTCAAAATCTTCGGTCGCTTTCCTTTACGCGTTTTCTGCTTCTTGCCTTCATAGGCTCTTTTCTCGTGTTGGTTTTACTGGGAACTCTTGGCCCAACCCATTGGAACTGGAAACGCATTACCTTTATAGGTCTTTCAATGTGCTCCTTATATATTGCTGCGGTTTGCTCAGAACATTACCTGCACATTCACATTTGGGACCACATAATCAAGAAACACCTCTTTCGTGTTTTCTTGTGGACCTTTGGCGCCCTATTCTTTGTACATTGGGGTTTGGCCTTCTGGAACCTGGATGCCTTTATCCGGCAGCACATGATTTGGGTACTTCTGATCGGCGCCTTAATTGGAATAGTACCTGAGTCAGGGCCGCATCTGATATTCGTGATGATGTATGCGCAAGGGCTGGTCCCCTTTTCCGTGCTGTTCACCGCGTCATTCGTGCAGGACGGCCATGGCATGCTCCCACTGCTTTCCTACAGCATCAAAGACTCTATTCTTATCAAGGTATTTAATCTTGCCTTCGGGATTGCAGTAGGAGGGACGCTTTTCGCTTTGGGGTTATGA
- a CDS encoding TrkA family potassium uptake protein: protein MNVIVVGCGRYGSLLANQVSSRGHSVVVIDRQENALKALSTEFSGFTITGNAGEVSVLRAAKIETADCLLSMCNEDTLNLMVTQVAKYIFGVPKVIARVYEPSYESMFRKFGIEIISPIQLALEAFLDTLELQTES from the coding sequence ATGAATGTTATCGTGGTGGGTTGCGGTCGTTATGGATCTCTTCTGGCCAATCAAGTGAGCTCCCGTGGACACAGCGTCGTGGTCATTGACCGGCAGGAGAATGCGCTTAAGGCGCTTTCAACGGAATTCAGCGGATTCACCATAACCGGGAATGCTGGTGAGGTGTCTGTCCTGCGCGCGGCCAAAATCGAGACCGCCGATTGTCTTTTATCCATGTGCAACGAAGACACTCTCAACTTGATGGTAACTCAAGTAGCCAAATATATCTTCGGCGTGCCCAAGGTCATCGCGCGGGTGTATGAACCTTCTTATGAATCCATGTTTCGTAAATTCGGCATTGAAATCATCAGCCCGATCCAACTGGCCCTTGAAGCCTTTCTCGATACTTTGGAACTGCAGACAGAATCATAA
- a CDS encoding CBS domain-containing protein, with amino-acid sequence MVRVKDKRTLGKIAALVEQVEHRKVPVVPKRATVSEIIDAFAESDHSRILYVVDDEGRFRGVLSLGNMIRHVFFHYHDPSIDSRSLVSMSVSETAGDFMQREPVFAMVSDKVEDILQRMIDHNVKEIPILDDERRVVADVTIVDLLKYYKGVKGVDLS; translated from the coding sequence ATGGTAAGGGTCAAAGACAAACGAACCCTCGGCAAGATTGCCGCTTTAGTGGAGCAAGTGGAACACCGCAAGGTCCCTGTGGTCCCCAAGCGAGCCACTGTCAGTGAAATCATCGACGCTTTTGCCGAGTCGGATCATTCGCGAATCTTGTACGTCGTGGATGACGAAGGGAGATTCAGAGGCGTCCTCTCCTTGGGAAATATGATCAGACACGTATTTTTCCATTACCACGATCCATCAATCGATTCTCGAAGTCTCGTAAGCATGTCTGTGTCAGAAACGGCCGGCGACTTCATGCAAAGGGAGCCGGTGTTTGCCATGGTTTCCGATAAAGTGGAAGATATACTCCAGCGCATGATCGACCACAACGTCAAAGAGATCCCCATCCTGGACGATGAGAGAAGGGTCGTGGCTGACGTCACCATCGTTGATCTTCTCAAGTATTATAAGGGCGTCAAGGGGGTAGATTTATCTTGA
- a CDS encoding universal stress protein, whose translation MKDTRNKILLAVDGSDQALEAVRYVSQVLPHQRTKVVLFHVKTEAPESFLDLEKTKEFGAKATAARAWMAGRESVMKKFLDKAQKMLVNSGFPSAAVTVNAQSKKKGIARDILRESLKDFGAVVVGRTGTSGVKDFVIGSVANKLIGKLHHLPLVVVEGRPSPKKILVAFDGSEGALMAVDCAGSVLVDPDCEIALRHIIRPLDIEKIGPDQLFAPKDEAEWLETMKREIDPAMEEAKDRLINAGFTSSRVTTKIISGKRSRAKALVEEAKEGGYGTIVMGRRGLSVVQEFFMGRVTNKVLHMADNMAVWIVS comes from the coding sequence ATGAAAGACACCCGAAATAAAATATTGTTGGCTGTTGATGGGTCCGACCAAGCCCTTGAGGCGGTACGCTATGTCAGCCAAGTTCTACCGCACCAACGAACCAAAGTCGTTCTTTTCCATGTCAAGACCGAAGCTCCTGAATCGTTTTTGGATTTGGAAAAAACAAAAGAGTTTGGGGCCAAGGCGACTGCAGCAAGAGCGTGGATGGCAGGGCGAGAAAGCGTCATGAAAAAATTCCTTGACAAGGCGCAGAAAATGCTTGTCAATAGCGGTTTTCCCAGTGCCGCAGTTACGGTTAATGCCCAATCGAAGAAAAAAGGCATTGCCAGAGATATTCTTCGGGAGTCACTCAAGGACTTTGGCGCTGTTGTGGTGGGACGCACTGGAACCAGCGGGGTGAAGGACTTCGTAATTGGAAGCGTGGCCAATAAATTGATCGGAAAGCTACATCACCTGCCCCTTGTTGTTGTTGAAGGAAGGCCTTCGCCCAAAAAAATCCTGGTGGCTTTTGACGGTTCTGAAGGAGCGCTGATGGCCGTAGATTGCGCTGGCTCGGTGTTGGTTGATCCTGACTGCGAAATAGCGCTCCGCCATATCATCAGGCCTCTTGACATTGAAAAGATAGGGCCAGACCAGCTCTTTGCTCCGAAAGACGAAGCAGAATGGCTGGAAACCATGAAGAGAGAAATTGATCCAGCCATGGAAGAAGCCAAAGATCGACTGATCAACGCGGGCTTTACCTCAAGCCGTGTTACCACCAAAATCATTTCCGGCAAAAGGAGCCGGGCCAAGGCGCTTGTAGAGGAAGCCAAGGAGGGTGGCTACGGCACCATTGTGATGGGCAGGCGGGGCCTTAGCGTTGTCCAGGAATTTTTCATGGGCCGTGTCACCAATAAGGTTCTTCATATGGCTGATAACATGGCAGTGTGGATTGTGAGTTGA
- a CDS encoding TrkA family potassium uptake protein, which translates to MKIILIGGGKTIYFLAKHFIGEGHHVTIINRDPEESKTLSHQLDATVLLGDGSNPEMLDQAGAGSADVLLCLTSQDHNNLVTCQIASEEFDVPRTIALVNNPENEEIFRKLGVPLIFSSTRVITSLLEEQTGFMAITNLMAVAQGKVNVTEVRLPENAPVAGKSLQELKLPEGFLLATIIRNGDVLVPRGSTILQAHDQLILIGQAKNYTDVLRTLTGE; encoded by the coding sequence ATGAAAATTATTCTCATAGGCGGAGGTAAAACAATCTATTTTCTAGCCAAGCATTTCATTGGCGAAGGCCATCATGTGACCATTATCAACCGAGATCCGGAGGAAAGTAAAACCTTGTCCCATCAACTCGATGCAACCGTACTGCTTGGAGACGGGAGCAATCCCGAGATGCTGGATCAGGCCGGAGCGGGCAGTGCAGACGTACTGCTCTGCCTGACATCACAGGATCATAACAATTTGGTGACCTGCCAGATTGCCAGTGAGGAGTTTGATGTTCCTCGAACGATTGCCTTGGTCAACAATCCTGAGAATGAGGAAATCTTCCGAAAACTGGGGGTCCCCCTGATCTTTTCATCGACCCGAGTCATAACAAGCCTTTTAGAGGAACAGACTGGTTTTATGGCCATAACCAACCTCATGGCTGTTGCCCAGGGCAAAGTCAATGTAACCGAGGTCCGTCTCCCAGAAAACGCCCCGGTGGCAGGCAAAAGCCTCCAGGAATTGAAACTGCCTGAGGGTTTCCTTCTTGCTACCATTATCCGAAACGGTGACGTCCTTGTGCCGAGAGGTTCCACGATCCTCCAGGCCCATGACCAGCTCATTCTGATCGGACAGGCGAAAAATTACACAGATGTCCTGAGGACATTGACCGGCGAGTAA
- a CDS encoding Ni/Fe hydrogenase subunit alpha, with translation MNVKIGRPINIEIDHLSRVEGHGDIRIRIENGKLVECTWKVVETPRFFEVMFKGLSIEMAPLLAARICGICSISHALASARAIERALKIEIPEPAQKVRLLAKHAETLQSHTLHLFFLVAPDFLDVDSVIPLIQTHPQVVETAARIKGFANRASDLFAGRTTHPMVIKVGGSTQVPRKRQLKELVKDLDATIPYLWKALDLFKSFRMPDFARETEFVSLRGTEEYPFIGGNLVSSDGICKKEDEYRAMTNEYVVDFSTSKFSRLSRESFAVGALARFNNNYDLLHPKAKETAEELNLKLGEHNPFFYNLAQLVECFHVMYESKEIILSLIDSAISEFASHYRVKGCEGVGAVEAPRGILYHYYRIGEDGKIEKSDCVIPTSQNHVNIYYDLHKQVEELIGQGKGEEEIRNLSQMLVRAYDPCISCSVH, from the coding sequence ATGAATGTTAAGATAGGAAGGCCGATCAACATAGAGATTGATCATCTGAGCCGGGTGGAGGGGCATGGGGATATTAGGATACGGATCGAGAACGGAAAGCTGGTTGAGTGTACCTGGAAGGTAGTAGAGACTCCCAGATTTTTTGAGGTTATGTTCAAAGGGCTTTCTATTGAAATGGCGCCGCTCCTTGCGGCCCGGATCTGCGGCATATGTTCCATTTCACACGCCCTGGCCAGTGCCCGCGCCATAGAGCGGGCCTTGAAGATTGAGATTCCGGAACCGGCGCAAAAGGTAAGGCTCCTTGCCAAGCATGCCGAGACCCTGCAAAGCCATACGCTTCACCTCTTTTTTTTGGTGGCGCCCGATTTCCTTGATGTAGATAGTGTTATTCCGCTTATCCAAACGCATCCGCAGGTGGTAGAGACCGCGGCCCGAATCAAGGGATTCGCCAACAGGGCATCTGATCTCTTCGCAGGGAGAACCACACATCCAATGGTCATAAAGGTCGGCGGCTCGACACAGGTTCCGCGCAAAAGACAGTTAAAAGAATTGGTCAAAGACCTTGATGCAACTATTCCGTACTTATGGAAAGCTCTTGATCTTTTCAAGAGCTTTAGAATGCCTGATTTTGCAAGAGAGACAGAATTTGTCTCACTCAGGGGCACTGAAGAATATCCGTTCATCGGAGGGAATCTTGTATCAAGCGATGGTATCTGCAAAAAGGAAGACGAATATCGTGCCATGACTAACGAGTATGTCGTTGATTTCTCTACCTCAAAATTCAGCAGGCTGAGCCGGGAATCTTTTGCTGTCGGAGCCTTGGCAAGGTTTAACAACAACTATGATCTGTTGCACCCCAAGGCAAAAGAGACGGCTGAGGAACTGAATTTAAAATTGGGAGAGCATAATCCCTTCTTTTATAACCTGGCACAATTGGTGGAGTGCTTTCATGTTATGTATGAGTCAAAAGAGATAATCCTAAGTTTGATCGACTCAGCTATCTCTGAATTTGCAAGCCACTATAGGGTAAAGGGATGTGAGGGGGTGGGGGCTGTTGAGGCACCCCGGGGGATACTCTACCATTACTACCGGATAGGTGAAGATGGGAAAATTGAAAAGTCGGATTGCGTGATTCCTACCAGTCAGAACCACGTCAATATTTATTATGACCTCCATAAGCAGGTAGAGGAGTTAATAGGACAGGGGAAAGGGGAAGAAGAGATCAGGAACCTTTCTCAGATGCTGGTCAGGGCTTATGACCCGTGCATTTCCTGTTCGGTCCATTGA
- a CDS encoding FAD/NAD(P)-binding protein, protein MQTEKSFKSEIFNIIPLTAREKLFHIKICDAYEREKFTFLPGQFVMLELPGCGEVPISISSSISNKDFIELCIRKVGKVTGLLHRLEPGAIVGIRGPFGTHFPMQKMVGCNILLIAGGLGIVPLRSTIYWANEHRSDYKDITILYGAKEPGQILFDYQFEEWHKIFDLKILTIVQNRAENWEGRVGLITDLFDEVPIDPDNTFAIVCGPPVMFKFVFAHLTNVGISRQRMFLSLERRMHCGMGKCCRCNVGSIFTCLDGPVFDYWTVMNLKEAI, encoded by the coding sequence ATGCAGACAGAAAAGAGCTTCAAGTCCGAGATCTTCAATATTATCCCATTGACAGCTCGGGAGAAACTCTTTCACATAAAGATATGTGACGCCTACGAAAGAGAAAAATTTACCTTTCTCCCAGGCCAATTCGTGATGCTGGAACTACCTGGGTGCGGGGAGGTCCCTATATCGATTTCAAGCTCCATCTCGAACAAGGACTTCATTGAACTCTGTATACGAAAGGTTGGCAAGGTTACGGGGTTGCTCCACCGGTTAGAACCCGGTGCGATCGTTGGGATCAGAGGACCCTTTGGGACCCACTTCCCCATGCAAAAGATGGTAGGATGCAACATTCTTTTGATAGCTGGAGGGTTGGGTATCGTCCCACTTCGTTCCACCATATACTGGGCAAACGAGCATCGGTCCGATTACAAGGATATTACAATCCTGTATGGCGCTAAAGAGCCAGGGCAGATTTTGTTCGATTACCAATTTGAAGAATGGCACAAGATTTTTGACCTGAAAATCCTGACAATCGTCCAGAACCGTGCTGAGAATTGGGAGGGGAGGGTGGGGCTGATCACTGATTTGTTTGATGAGGTCCCCATTGATCCGGACAACACCTTTGCGATTGTATGCGGACCTCCGGTGATGTTTAAATTCGTGTTTGCCCACCTCACTAATGTAGGGATTTCCCGACAGCGGATGTTTCTATCCTTAGAGCGAAGGATGCATTGCGGCATGGGAAAGTGCTGCCGCTGCAATGTCGGTTCGATATTCACATGTCTGGATGGGCCGGTATTTGATTACTGGACAGTGATGAATCTTAAGGAAGCGATATAA
- a CDS encoding cation:proton antiporter yields MKTDLSFLHISAFTLLGIAVIAGFYMGHVVQRIRLPSLIGYMIFGVILGPSILNLIDEPMSQRLSFLTEIALGFVAFTIGSELSLSSLKRLGSGIISVIFAACFGAFFVVVAAVYLLTRDLPLSIIFGAMAPASAPAGTVAVIQECKAKGSLTKALYAVVGFDDGLGIIIFGFAAALAKSLLIGEASATTASVLQTLGTPIVEIVLSLVTGAIIGFGFCRLVLKLQKSRDILIILFGAVLLATGLSIRWHLSLILTNMMVGFVLVNSRREALVQRVTAPLLEIMPLVFLLFFCLAGANLRLSAIPALGSLGAVYILGRSAGKIGGVRLGSLFGPVEKKVKKYLGIGILSQAGVAIGLSLIAKYEFAQLDAQYNLPHASTIGAAVLTTITTTCVFFEIIGPILTKFALKKAGEIPNEAS; encoded by the coding sequence ATGAAAACAGATCTTTCGTTTCTACATATTTCTGCGTTCACGCTCCTGGGGATAGCTGTAATTGCCGGCTTCTATATGGGCCATGTTGTCCAGCGCATCCGCCTGCCGTCACTTATCGGCTATATGATTTTTGGCGTCATCCTTGGGCCGTCAATACTAAACCTTATCGACGAACCCATGAGTCAACGCCTGTCATTCTTGACAGAGATCGCCCTGGGGTTTGTCGCCTTCACAATTGGTTCGGAACTCAGCCTGTCGTCTTTAAAGCGACTCGGATCAGGTATTATCTCCGTTATTTTTGCAGCATGTTTCGGGGCCTTTTTTGTGGTTGTCGCCGCTGTATATCTCTTGACCCGCGATCTGCCCTTATCTATCATCTTTGGCGCAATGGCCCCGGCCAGCGCCCCGGCAGGCACTGTTGCCGTTATTCAGGAGTGTAAAGCCAAGGGGAGCCTGACAAAGGCCCTCTATGCAGTAGTCGGGTTTGACGATGGGCTGGGCATCATTATCTTCGGCTTCGCCGCCGCCCTGGCAAAGAGTCTCCTCATTGGAGAGGCTTCCGCTACCACTGCAAGCGTCCTCCAGACCCTGGGGACACCGATAGTGGAAATCGTCTTGAGTCTCGTAACGGGCGCAATTATCGGATTCGGGTTCTGCAGACTGGTCCTCAAGCTGCAAAAATCCCGAGATATCTTGATCATCCTTTTTGGCGCCGTGCTGCTGGCCACAGGGCTGTCAATACGTTGGCACCTGTCCTTGATCCTTACCAATATGATGGTTGGATTTGTGCTGGTAAACAGCAGGCGTGAAGCCCTGGTGCAACGCGTGACGGCTCCGCTGCTGGAAATCATGCCACTGGTCTTCTTGCTGTTCTTCTGTCTTGCCGGAGCCAACCTGAGGTTATCAGCCATTCCGGCCTTGGGAAGTCTCGGAGCAGTTTACATACTGGGGCGATCAGCGGGAAAAATCGGAGGCGTTCGTCTTGGGAGTTTATTTGGTCCGGTCGAGAAGAAGGTTAAGAAATATTTGGGCATAGGGATTCTTTCCCAGGCAGGCGTGGCAATCGGTCTGTCGCTGATTGCCAAATACGAGTTTGCCCAGCTCGACGCCCAGTACAACCTGCCCCACGCCTCTACAATCGGGGCTGCGGTGCTGACTACAATCACTACGACCTGTGTTTTCTTTGAGATCATTGGCCCGATTCTTACAAAGTTTGCTTTGAAAAAAGCAGGCGAAATACCGAATGAGGCATCATAG
- a CDS encoding TrkH family potassium uptake protein produces MRYPESLRQRYKGILGYTGVIACIVGLLILSPLLLLPFCNNEIAIAWSFVLPGLLMLSAGWVLSRLFLPRKAFNLTYQEGSVIVVLSWTMAILAGAFPFLISLDLSLTQAVFESTSGWTTTGLSVVDVMTAPHLVLFYRSVLQFAGGAGFAIIMLSALAGPAGTALSAAEGREGRLVPNIKRSAKLVVSMYICYAAMGIMALRAVDMEWFDALNHSFTAVSTGGFSTRSQSIGYWNSPGVEAVIIVLMLLGSTNFLTSYMLLNRKFKLLLRNGELRLEFVLLLLSLTLVFFAVTKNLYSILHEALRATIFQVVSAMSTTGFSTVEYDENWCGLGWIVLIVLMLIGGGTGSTAGGLKQYRIYILYRGLLWEFKRLILPQKAVTDPDVWHGEQQGFISDEDLRHAGLFVFLYLAMFSFGGMIISAYGYSLKQALFEFASTLGTVGLSAGVTTADTPPGILWTQILGMLLGRLEFFTIIIGAIKLSQDLRSMAPNSTRF; encoded by the coding sequence ATGAGGTATCCGGAATCTCTTCGCCAGCGCTATAAGGGCATCCTGGGCTATACAGGCGTAATCGCTTGCATTGTCGGTCTGCTCATCCTCTCACCGCTTCTTCTTCTTCCATTCTGCAACAATGAGATCGCCATTGCCTGGAGCTTTGTTTTGCCCGGGCTGCTCATGCTTTCTGCCGGCTGGGTACTTTCGCGCCTATTCTTACCCAGGAAGGCGTTCAACCTGACGTATCAGGAAGGATCTGTAATTGTTGTTCTTTCCTGGACAATGGCCATTTTGGCAGGAGCCTTCCCGTTCTTGATCAGCCTTGACCTTAGTTTGACACAGGCTGTTTTTGAATCTACAAGCGGGTGGACGACAACGGGACTCTCCGTTGTGGATGTAATGACCGCGCCACATCTGGTCCTCTTTTATCGCAGTGTGCTCCAATTTGCCGGAGGCGCCGGTTTTGCCATCATCATGCTAAGCGCCCTGGCCGGGCCTGCCGGCACAGCCCTCAGCGCGGCCGAGGGCCGGGAAGGCCGGCTTGTGCCAAATATCAAACGCTCAGCCAAACTCGTGGTTTCAATGTACATTTGCTATGCCGCGATGGGAATCATGGCTCTTCGTGCAGTCGATATGGAGTGGTTTGACGCCCTAAACCACTCCTTTACCGCTGTCTCGACCGGAGGCTTCTCGACACGATCCCAATCCATAGGCTACTGGAACAGTCCTGGTGTGGAGGCTGTAATCATTGTCTTGATGCTCCTGGGCTCCACAAATTTTCTGACCAGCTACATGCTCCTTAATCGCAAATTTAAGTTGCTTCTGCGAAACGGCGAGCTTCGCCTGGAATTCGTATTGTTGCTTTTGTCGCTCACCTTGGTCTTTTTCGCTGTAACGAAAAACCTTTACTCCATCCTTCATGAAGCCCTGCGCGCCACGATCTTTCAGGTTGTTTCGGCGATGTCAACTACGGGATTCTCCACCGTCGAATATGATGAAAATTGGTGCGGCCTGGGCTGGATAGTCTTGATTGTGCTGATGCTTATCGGCGGCGGCACTGGCTCCACGGCCGGGGGTCTAAAACAATACCGGATCTATATATTATACCGGGGGTTGTTATGGGAGTTCAAACGACTGATTCTCCCCCAGAAGGCAGTAACCGATCCTGACGTCTGGCATGGTGAGCAGCAGGGATTTATCAGCGACGAGGACCTCCGCCACGCTGGTCTCTTTGTGTTTCTGTACTTGGCCATGTTCAGCTTTGGGGGTATGATTATATCCGCTTATGGTTATTCCTTGAAACAAGCCTTGTTTGAGTTTGCAAGCACGCTTGGCACAGTCGGTCTTTCAGCAGGAGTCACAACGGCAGACACCCCGCCAGGAATACTCTGGACCCAAATATTGGGCATGCTTTTGGGCCGGTTGGAATTTTTCACCATAATTATCGGCGCCATTAAACTGAGCCAGGATCTCCGTTCGATGGCGCCTAATTCCACACGTTTTTGA